The genomic window TTCGCGTTGGAGACCGAAGCAGTGATCGGATCTGCAGTCGATCTGCCAACAGAAACGGTCATCAAGCCCATGCACGGAACGGCCGAAACCGGCGGCCATGCCCATACGGAGCTCGCTTACACGGTCGTCGGCAAACTCGCTCCCACCGGCACGCCGTGGGATCGCGCGATCTTTGTCCCGATCAGCGCCGTCTGGCATATCCACGGTATGGAGGAAGCGCATGATCATGCCGGGCATGATCATGGCACGCAGGGCCAGGGCGGCGATGACAAAGACAGCCATGGCGATCATGCGCATGACCATGATGGACAGGATCACGGCGAAGGTGGGACGCAGGCAGCGATAGCGGGATTGAAAGAAGACTTCGGCGCGGGAACGCCCGGGATCCCAGCCGTTCTCGTCAAGCCGAAGTCGATCGCCGACGCCTATCGTCTACGCCAGGATTATCGCAGCGAAACATCCTTGGCGGTCTTCCCCGGCGAGGTATTGACCCGGCTTTATGCGACACTGGGCGATGCGAAGATCGTGCTCACCGCTGTCGCCATCGGCGCGCAGGCCTTGGTTGCCGCTTCACTTGTGCTCGTGACCATCCTGCATCTCTCCCAGCGGCGTCGACAGATCGGCGCGCTACGCGCGCTTGGCGCCCCGCGGCTATCGGTCTCGCTGATCGTCTGGCTGGAGCCTTTCCTGCTGATACTCCTAGGGATCGGGCTTGGCTTTGCCCTGGGCTATGCCGCAGCGCTCGCCATAACCGCGGTCGTGACCCAGGGCAGCGGGGTCCGCCTGCCCGTGGAATTCGCCCGAGCCGACCTCTGGTCCGCGCTGCTGCTTGTCGTCTTCGCGGCGCTCCTGGCATTGATCCCGGCGGTCCTCGCCTACCGGCAATCACCGGCGGCCGCGCTACGCGCCTGAAGCACCGTGGAATCCTCATGCTGAAACATGACCGACAGTCGGCTCCTGTTTCCGGAGCAAATGCAGGCACGATCGGGACTGATGGCGCTCCGCAGCGGCTGTCATATGGCTGTCGCGGAACAAAGAGCACATAGGTCCTTTCAAATGAACACCAGAATCTGATCGGTTCCACCATGCTGCGCTTTCTGGCTGTGCGGACGGCTCGCGCTGTTCTCACGCTATTCATATGTGTTTCAGCCGTGTTCATTACATTGCGGCTGGCGGGCGATCCGGCCGAAATCATGCTTTCCGTCGATACTCCGCCCGAAGTTCGTGCCTATTACAGCGAACTGTGGGGCCTCGATCAGCCTGTATACGATCAGTACATCCGATACTTCACGAGCGCTCTGCGCGGCGATTTCGGATTGTCTTTCGCGGATGAGCGCCCGGCTTTCGATGCCGTGATCGAGGCCTTGCCGAATACAGCTCTGCTGGGCTCCGCGTCTCTCTTGCTCGCGCTCGTTGTCGGCCTGCCGCTTGGTATTCTGGCCGCCCTCAAGCACAACAGCGCAATCGACAGGCTGGCGATGGCATCGGCCGTCTTCGGCTATGCCGTGCCTATCTTCTTCCTGGGCATCCTCCTCATCCTCCTCTTCGCGCTGAAGCTCAGGGTGCTGCCATCCGCGGGCTCCGATAGTCTCGTTCATCTGATCCTGCCGGTTGTTACGCTCGGCCTCCCGCTTGCCGGACGCCTCGCGCGTTTCGCCCGCACGTCGACGCTGGAAGTTCTCGGCAAACCGTTCATCCGCGCCGCTCGCGGTCGCGGCGTGATGCCGGTCGGCGTCATCGTCCGCCATGCGCTTCCCAATGCCTCCGTTCCGCTGCTGATGTTCCTTGGCATCGAGATCGGCAATATTCTCGCCGGCAGCGCCGTGGTCGAGAGCATCTTCGCCTGGCCCGGCATCGGCCGCCTGCTCGTCGACTCCGTCGGGACGCGCGACCTGCCTGTGGTCCAGGCCGTCATCATCACGATCACCCTGATCATGGTATCGGCCAACCTTCTCGTCGACGTCGTCCATATTCTGATCGATCCGCGCCTCGGCGGCTTCCGGAACGCCTCTGGAGCGCAAGCCTGATGGCGGCGCTCGACACATCGGCACCAGCCGCTCGCCGCTCCGTCTCCCTTGGAATGTCGCCGGTCGTCATCATCTCGGCCGCCTTCCTCGTGTTCATGGTCTTCGTCGCCGTCTTCGCCGAATGGCTGGCGCCAATTCACTACACGACCCAGAACCTCGCCGCCCGCCTGCGCCCACCCATGACTATGCAAGGCGATTTCACCTACTATCTCGGCACCGACCAGCTCGGCCGCGACATCCTGAGCCGGCTCATCTATGCGATCCGCACGTCCATCCTGATCGCGGTGCTCGGCACCCTGCTCGGCGCTGTCGTCGGCACCCTGCTCGGCTTCGTGGCAGCGCGGTTGAGAGGGCTGCCGGATCAGGCGATCATGATGCTGGTCGACACGCAGGCCGCGATCCCCGCCCTTCTGCTGGCTCTGACGATGCTGGCCTTTTTCGGCAACAATGTCGTTCTCTTCATCATCCTCGTCAGCCTCGATGGATGGGAGAAATACACGCGGCTGGCCCGAGGGCTCGTCGTGTCCGAGCAAACGAGCGACTACATCAATGCCGTGGAGGCGCTGGGCGCGCGTTCAGGCCGTGTCATCTTCAAGCATCTTCTGCCGAACATCGTTGCGGCGCTTGTTGTCCAGGCCACGCTGAACTTTCCCGGCACTATTCTTCTGGAAACGTCGCTGTCCTTCCTCGGCCTTGGCGTGCAGCCGCCGGGCACCTCGCTTGGCCTGATGCTGGGAGAAGGCAGGCGTTACCTGCTCAACGCCTGGTGGATCGCGGTGTTTCCGGGATGCGCCATTTTCCTGACGACGCTTGCGATGAGCCTGTTCGGCGACTGGCTGCGCGATCGTCTCGACCCGACCGTCGACAGGGGATAACCGACATGGCCTTTGCCTGGATGGAACCTGCGGCGCATCCGCTCGTCATCGCCCATCGCGGGGGCGCGCTGCTTGCGCCAGAGAACACCCCGGCCGCCTTCATCGCGGCGCGGAGCGCCGGCGCGCATGCCGTTGAGACGGATGTTCGCCGCACAGCCGACGGGGCACTTGTCTGTGTGCATGATGCGGATCTCATGCGCCTTGCCGCCGATCCGCGCCGCGTGGATGCGTTGAGCCTGGACGCATTGCGCCGCTGCCTCCCGGCCGTCATGACGCTGGACGATGCGCTCGTGGCCTCCAAGGGGTTGGGCGTCCTTCTCGATGTGAAGATCACCGACAGCGCGATCCTGGCGCCCATCATGGCGCTCCTGGCCGAGGGCGAGGCTATCGAGCGCACCATGCTCGGGTTGCGCGACCTCGCGCTGATCGAGGCTGCCCGGATGCGCTCGGACGCCGTCAATATTCTCGCATTCCTGGACGACCCCGACGCGGCGCCGCAGGCGCGGCGGGCCGGTGCAGATTGGTTTCGCCTGTGGGAAGGCGCGGCAACTGCCTCGCGCGCCATGGGGGCGCGCACTGAGGGCCTGCGCCTTGCCGTCATGGTCGGCCAGCCGCGTAGCGAACCGCTACCCGGTGAATACCCGCCCTTCCCCGCCGGTCACATCGATCACGAGGGACTTGAAGAGCTCGCGGCCATCAAGCCAGACGCCATCCTGCTCGATGACCCCCGGCTCATCGCCTCTGCCCGCTCATAGCCCCACGCGGCGGCGGCGCCCGCCCCTGCATTCCATGAGTATGCCACCTGTCGGCGCAGATCATCCCGTTCACTTCAAAGGAGTTGACCATGGTTACGTTTACACGCCGTCGCCTTCTGGAGGGAGCCGTTGCTGCTCCTCTCCTCATGAGCGCGACCCGCGGCTTCGCCGCCGCTGGTGACCGCCCGAACTTCACGATCGCCGTCGCCGATTTGCCAGCGACTCTCGAACCCGCGCGCGAACTCTCCAATGTCGGCACGCGCGTGACGTATTCGATCTTCGACACACTGATCCGGCGCGACTTCCTTGGTTCGCCCGACGGCGGCGGCTCGGCGCTGAAGCCGCATCTCGCCACCAAGTGGCAGCGCGTCTCGCCGTCGGAACTCATCGTGACTCTCCGCGAGGGCGTGAAGTTTCACAATGGTGACGAACTGACCTCGGAAGACGTGGCCTACACCTTCCGCGACGGTCGTCTCTGGGGCGACAAGGCCCAGATCCCCGGCGGCAAGCCCTATTTCGGCGTTCTCGCGAGTGTGGAACCGATCGATCGCTACACCGTCCGCTTCCGCACCAAGGCACCGGACGTGCTGCTCGAACAGCGCCTTGCGTCCTGGTGCGCGTGGATCGTCAACAAGCGCGCCTATGAGGAAATGGGCTTCGAGGCCTATTCCAAGAAGCCCGTCGCGTCCGGCCCCTATAAGGTCGTCAACCACAGCGCGTCGGAAGCCACCGTGCTCGACGCCTTCGACGATTACTTCATGGGCCGCCCGACGGCCAAACGCGTCACCTTCAAGCGTGTCCCGGAGCTCGCAGCCCGCGTCGCGGGCCTCGTCGCGGGCGACTACGATCTCATCACCAACATTCCGCCGGACCAGATGGGCGTGGTTGGCGACTACAAGGACATCGACGTTCGCTCGGTCGTCCTGGCCAATGTCCACGTCCTCGCCTTCAACGAAAAGGACAAGGTGCTGTCCGACAAGCGCATCCGCCAGGCGCTGGTCGCCTCCATCGATCGCCAGGCGCTCGTCGACAGCTTGTGGCAGGGTACCGCCCTCGTCCCCCAGAGCCACAACTTCCCGGAATACGGACAGATGTTCGTCGAGGGCCGCAAGCTGCCTTTCGACAAGGAAAAGGCCAAGGCACTCCTGAAGGAAGCCGGCTACAACGGCGAGCCTATCGTCTATCGTACCATGGCGAATTACTACACGAATGCCCTTGAAGCTGCTCAGATCCTCATCGAGCAGTGGAAGGCCGTCGGTATCAATGCTTCGCTCCAGGTGGTGGAGAACTCCACCCAGATGCGCGGCCCCGGCGCCCAGATCTTCAACTGGTCGAACTCGACGCGCTTGCCCGATCCGCTCGGTTCCATCTGGGTGGCCTGGGGCGCCGATGGCGAGATCCAGAAGCAGGGCTTCTGGCAATCCACCGATGCGTTCAACACGGCCGGCCGCGCGTTGGAGGCCGAGACGGATCCCGCCAAACGCAAGGCGCTCTTTACCGAGATGCTCGACGTCTGGGAAGACGAGGCTCCGGCGACGATCCTCTATCAGCCGAGCGAAGCCTACGCGATCAAGAAGTCGATCGCCTGGCGCCCGACAACGTTCTATTTCATGGACCTGCGGCCGGACAATCTGTCCTTCGGCAAGGCTTGAGCACAGCCTCTCTGAACAATGGAAGGGCGGCTTCGGCCGCCCTTCTCGTTGCAGGTTCCTTGTACCGTCAGGAGGCCGCGTCAGGCTCGTCCTTCGTGGCGGCATCACCGCTGCGCAGGCGCAGAAACTCGATGATCGCGGAGAAATCAAGATCGCCATTGCCCTGACGCGCGAATGTGTTGTAGAGCGCCGCCGCCTCAAGACCAAGCGGCGTCGCCGCATGCACCGCGGCAGCGGCCTCCTGCGCAAGTGTCAAATCCTTCAGCATCAACGCCGTCGCGAAACCGGGCTTATAATCCCGGTTGGCCGGCGAGGTCGGCAAGGGACCGGGCACCGGACAGTTCGTGGTCAGTGCCCAGCACTGTCCCGACGAGACCGAGGCGACGTCGTAAAGTGCCTGATGGGAGAGGCCGAGCCTCTCACCGAGCACGAAGGCCTCCGATACGCCGATCATCGAAATGCCGAGGATCATGTTGTTGCAGATTTTCGCCGCCTGGCCGTTGCCGTTCGGCCCGCAATGCACGACGCGCCGTCCCATGGCTCCCAGCACGGGCGCGGCGGCTGCATAGGCCTCCGCACTGCCACCGCACATGAATGTCAACGTGGCGGCGGCAGCTCCGACAGTGCCACCGGAAACGGGCGCATCAAGCGTCAGGCATCCGGCTGCCTGTCCCCGCTCGTGCGCCTGCCGCGCGCTGGCGACGTCAATGGTGGAGCAATCGATGAGAAGCGCCCCCGGCTTTCCCTGCTCCCGCTTGGCCAGCACATCGTTCCACACGGCCAGCACATGTTTGCCGGCCGGCAGCATCGTGATGACAATATCGGCCCCATCAGCCGCATCCGCGGCGGACCCCGCAATCGCGACGCCTCCCGCGCGCACGGCCTCGCAGTTGGCTGGCAGGAGATCAAATCCGCGAATATCATGGCCGGACTTGGCCAGATTGAGCGCCATCGGCGCTCCCATGTTGCCGAGGCCGATGAAGGCGATGCTGTTCATGGCGGATCTCCTGTCACATGTGCTGCCGGTCTTCTCGGCGGGGTCTTTGGCAAGATCCTGCTCTTGTATGGAATGGAAGCGTGGCGACGCGCTCAATCCTTGTTACGCGCCAGGCGGTGTTCGATTTCTCCAACGATGCCACGCCGGAACAGGAGCACGCAGGCCACAAAGACAGCACCGATGACGACCGGCACAGGCACGGCATAGGCGGCGAGGTAGTTCTCAAGCGAGACCACGAGAAAGGCGCCAACGACGGGGCCCAGCATCGTTCCGATGCCGCCGAGCAACGTCATCAAAACCACCTGCCCCGAGGCCTGCCAGGTGACGTCCGTCAATGACGCCAACTGGAAAACGATGGCCTTGGTTCCACCGGCCATCCCGGCGATCGTCGCCGAGATGACGAAGACAATCAGCTTGTAGCGATCCACATCATATCCGAGTGAGATCGCGCGTGGTTCATGTTCGCGGATCGCCTTCAAGATCTGGCCATAGGGCGAATGCACAACGCGCCACACAATAAAGAAGCCGATCAGAAAGATGCCAAGGACGGTATAGTACATCGCCAGCGGATGGCTGAGATCAATCAATCCGAAGAGATGCCCGCGCGGCACGCGCTGCAGGCCATCCTCCCCGCCTGTGAATCGCGCCTGCAGATAGAGGAAGAAGATCATCTGCGACATCGCCAGCGTGATCATCGCGAAATAGATGCCCTTGCGGCGGATGGCGAGGAAACCGATGATCACACCGAAGACAGCGCTCGCCGCCATGCCTGTCAGGATCGCGAGTTCCGGGGTCAGGCCCCAGACCTTGGCGGCATGGGCCGCGATGTAGCCTCCCGTGCCGAAGAACGCCGCATGGCCGAAGGACAGGAGGCCGGTAAACCCGATCAGCAGGTTGAAGGCCACCGCAAACAGCGCGAAGCAGAGCAGCTTCATCGCAAAGGTGGGATAGAGCAGGAAAGGTGCGACCAGCGCGAGGGCGAGAAGCACGGCGCCAAGGGCGAGGCGAGCCTTGTTATCCATCGTCTCAGTCCCCCTTGCCGAACAGCCCGGAGGGCCGTAGCAGCAGCACGATCGCCATGATGACGAAAACGACGATGTTCGACGCCTCGGGGTAGAAAACCTTGGTCAGGCCTTCACAAATGCCGAGCAAATAGCCAGAGACGATCGCGCCCATGATCGAGCCGAGGCCGCCGATCACCACCACCGCGAAGACGATGATGATGAGGTTGCTGCCCATCAGCGGGCTGACCTGATAGACCGGCGCTGCCAGGACGCCGGCGAGCCCCGCCAGCGCGACACCACCGGCATAGGTCAACATCATCAGCAAAGGCACGTTGACGCCGAAAGCCTGAACCAGGGCCGGGTTTTCCGTGGCCGCCCTGAGATAGGCGCCGATCCGCGTCTTCTCGATGATGAGCCAGGTGCCGATGCACAGCACGAGCGAGGCCAGCACGACGAAGGCCCGGTAGACGGGCAGGAACATGAAGCCGAGGTTCCAGCCACCGGTCAACGCCGCCGGCACAGCATATTGCTGCCCTGACGTGCCGTAGATATGGGTGAAGCCGCCTTCGATGATCAGGGCGAGGCCGAAGGTCAGAAGCAGACCGTAGAGGTGATCCACCTTGTAGAGGCGTGATAGCATCGAGCGCTCGATCACCACGCCAATCAGGCCGATAATCAGCGGCACAAGAATGAGGGCCGGCCAGAAGCCGATGCCCGCAAACCGTAGCAGCAGCCAGGCGGCGAAAGCACCCAGCATGTATTGCGCCCCGTGCGCGAAGTTGACGACATTGATCATCCCGAAAATGACGGCAAGGCCGAGCGACATCAACGCGTAGAACGAGCCGTTGATCAGGCCGAGCAAAAGTTGTCCGAACAGGAGCTGCGTGGATATCACCGGCTACACTCCCAGATAGGTGTGCAGGACGTCCATCCTGGACGGAAGTTCGGCGCTGGTGAGATGGGCAACCACGCGGCCATCCTCCATGACATAGTGGCGGTCGGCCACCCCTTGCGCGAAGCGGAAATTCTGCTCCACGAGCAGGATGGTGTAGCCTTGGCTTTTCAGCGTGCGGATGACCTCGCCGATTCGCTGCACAATGACCGGTGCCAGCCCCTCCGTCGGCTCGTCCAGCAGGATGAAACGCGCGCCCGTACGCAGGATACGGGCAATCGCGAGCATTTGCTGCTCGCCGCCCGACAGCTTTGTACCCTGGCTCCCCTTGCGCTCCTCCAGATTGGGGAAAAGCCTGTAGATGGCCTCGATCGTCATTCCGCCTGACGCCACCACGGGCGGGAGAACAAGGTTCTCGGCGACCGTGAGGCTTGCGAAAATGCCCCTCTCCTCAGGGACGTAACCTATGCCGCGGCGCGCGATGTGATGCGAGGGCTGGTTGACTGTCTCGGCACCGCGGTGACGGATGGAACCCGTGCGCCGCCCGATCATGCCCATGATGGCCCGCAGCGTGCTCGTCTTGCCCGCTCCATTGCGGCCGAGCAGCGTCACCGTCTCGCCCTCGCGTACATCCAGCGTGACGCCGTGCAGCACATGGGCTTCGCCGTACCAGGCTTCTAGGCCGGCGATGGAGAGCAATGCATCCGCCATGTCACACCACCTCCGTGCCGAGATAAGCCTCGCGCACGCGGGGGTCGGCTGAGACCGTCGCGTAGTCTCCCTCGGCGACGATCTCACCGCGCTGGAGCACGCTGATGGTATCGCAGATCCGCGAGACCACCGAGAGATTGTGCTCGACCATCAAGATGGTTCGCCCGGCGGCCGCCTGTTGCACGAGCTGGGCTATGCGGTCGATGTCCTCGTGCCCCATGCCCGCCATCGGCTCGTCCAGAAGGAGGACCGTGGGCTCGAGCGCCAAGGTCGTCGCAAATTCCAGCGCCCGCTTGCGCCCATAGGACAACTCGGCCGCCTCGGTGTGGAGATAGTCTTGGAGGTTGACCGCCTCGATCAACTCGCGGGCGCGGCCGTCGAGCCGGGTGAGTGCGCGCTCCGAGAGCCACAGCTGCGTCGCAAGGCCCGCCTTGCGCTGCAGGGCCACCCGCACGTTCTGGAGGACCGTCAGATGCGGGAAGGTGGCCGAGATCTGAAACGACCGGACGAGGCCACGACGGGCAATCTGTGCTGGCCTCTCCGCCGTGATGTCCGTGCCGTCATAGACGATCCGGCCGGACGTCGGCTTCAAGAACTTCGTGATGAGGTTGAAGACCGTGGTCTTGCCGGCACCGTTAGGGCCAATGAGGGCATGGACCGAT from Hyphomicrobiales bacterium includes these protein-coding regions:
- the mmsB gene encoding putative 3-hydroxyisobutyrate dehydrogenase (Evidence 3 : Putative function from multiple computational evidences), which codes for MNSIAFIGLGNMGAPMALNLAKSGHDIRGFDLLPANCEAVRAGGVAIAGSAADAADGADIVITMLPAGKHVLAVWNDVLAKREQGKPGALLIDCSTIDVASARQAHERGQAAGCLTLDAPVSGGTVGAAAATLTFMCGGSAEAYAAAAPVLGAMGRRVVHCGPNGNGQAAKICNNMILGISMIGVSEAFVLGERLGLSHQALYDVASVSSGQCWALTTNCPVPGPLPTSPANRDYKPGFATALMLKDLTLAQEAAAAVHAATPLGLEAAALYNTFARQGNGDLDFSAIIEFLRLRSGDAATKDEPDAAS
- a CDS encoding Peptide/nickel transport system substrate-binding protein: MVTFTRRRLLEGAVAAPLLMSATRGFAAAGDRPNFTIAVADLPATLEPARELSNVGTRVTYSIFDTLIRRDFLGSPDGGGSALKPHLATKWQRVSPSELIVTLREGVKFHNGDELTSEDVAYTFRDGRLWGDKAQIPGGKPYFGVLASVEPIDRYTVRFRTKAPDVLLEQRLASWCAWIVNKRAYEEMGFEAYSKKPVASGPYKVVNHSASEATVLDAFDDYFMGRPTAKRVTFKRVPELAARVAGLVAGDYDLITNIPPDQMGVVGDYKDIDVRSVVLANVHVLAFNEKDKVLSDKRIRQALVASIDRQALVDSLWQGTALVPQSHNFPEYGQMFVEGRKLPFDKEKAKALLKEAGYNGEPIVYRTMANYYTNALEAAQILIEQWKAVGINASLQVVENSTQMRGPGAQIFNWSNSTRLPDPLGSIWVAWGADGEIQKQGFWQSTDAFNTAGRALEAETDPAKRKALFTEMLDVWEDEAPATILYQPSEAYAIKKSIAWRPTTFYFMDLRPDNLSFGKA
- the braG gene encoding High-affinity branched-chain amino acid transport ATP-binding protein BraG yields the protein MADALLSIAGLEAWYGEAHVLHGVTLDVREGETVTLLGRNGAGKTSTLRAIMGMIGRRTGSIRHRGAETVNQPSHHIARRGIGYVPEERGIFASLTVAENLVLPPVVASGGMTIEAIYRLFPNLEERKGSQGTKLSGGEQQMLAIARILRTGARFILLDEPTEGLAPVIVQRIGEVIRTLKSQGYTILLVEQNFRFAQGVADRHYVMEDGRVVAHLTSAELPSRMDVLHTYLGV
- a CDS encoding Branched-chain amino acid ABC transporter permease, whose translation is MISTQLLFGQLLLGLINGSFYALMSLGLAVIFGMINVVNFAHGAQYMLGAFAAWLLLRFAGIGFWPALILVPLIIGLIGVVIERSMLSRLYKVDHLYGLLLTFGLALIIEGGFTHIYGTSGQQYAVPAALTGGWNLGFMFLPVYRAFVVLASLVLCIGTWLIIEKTRIGAYLRAATENPALVQAFGVNVPLLMMLTYAGGVALAGLAGVLAAPVYQVSPLMGSNLIIIVFAVVVIGGLGSIMGAIVSGYLLGICEGLTKVFYPEASNIVVFVIMAIVLLLRPSGLFGKGD
- a CDS encoding ABC transporter ATP-binding protein; this translates as MSADFVLEAFSLRREFKGFVAVRDVNLKIRRGSVHALIGPNGAGKTTVFNLITKFLKPTSGRIVYDGTDITAERPAQIARRGLVRSFQISATFPHLTVLQNVRVALQRKAGLATQLWLSERALTRLDGRARELIEAVNLQDYLHTEAAELSYGRKRALEFATTLALEPTVLLLDEPMAGMGHEDIDRIAQLVQQAAAGRTILMVEHNLSVVSRICDTISVLQRGEIVAEGDYATVSADPRVREAYLGTEVV
- a CDS encoding Branched-chain amino acid ABC transporter permease; protein product: MDNKARLALGAVLLALALVAPFLLYPTFAMKLLCFALFAVAFNLLIGFTGLLSFGHAAFFGTGGYIAAHAAKVWGLTPELAILTGMAASAVFGVIIGFLAIRRKGIYFAMITLAMSQMIFFLYLQARFTGGEDGLQRVPRGHLFGLIDLSHPLAMYYTVLGIFLIGFFIVWRVVHSPYGQILKAIREHEPRAISLGYDVDRYKLIVFVISATIAGMAGGTKAIVFQLASLTDVTWQASGQVVLMTLLGGIGTMLGPVVGAFLVVSLENYLAAYAVPVPVVIGAVFVACVLLFRRGIVGEIEHRLARNKD
- a CDS encoding Glycerophosphoryl diester phosphodiesterase, which produces MAFAWMEPAAHPLVIAHRGGALLAPENTPAAFIAARSAGAHAVETDVRRTADGALVCVHDADLMRLAADPRRVDALSLDALRRCLPAVMTLDDALVASKGLGVLLDVKITDSAILAPIMALLAEGEAIERTMLGLRDLALIEAARMRSDAVNILAFLDDPDAAPQARRAGADWFRLWEGAATASRAMGARTEGLRLAVMVGQPRSEPLPGEYPPFPAGHIDHEGLEELAAIKPDAILLDDPRLIASARS
- a CDS encoding Membrane protein, which codes for MLHFILADFRRLWAGSLVIIALVALATALGVTVTLQERALRLGSARAADKFDVIVGAPGSETQLLLSTVFLQPAALPLLRGSVLGDLTKDPRVAWAAPVGFGDSFSGYPIIGTTTTLVQNTSSGLSDGRLFALETEAVIGSAVDLPTETVIKPMHGTAETGGHAHTELAYTVVGKLAPTGTPWDRAIFVPISAVWHIHGMEEAHDHAGHDHGTQGQGGDDKDSHGDHAHDHDGQDHGEGGTQAAIAGLKEDFGAGTPGIPAVLVKPKSIADAYRLRQDYRSETSLAVFPGEVLTRLYATLGDAKIVLTAVAIGAQALVAASLVLVTILHLSQRRRQIGALRALGAPRLSVSLIVWLEPFLLILLGIGLGFALGYAAALAITAVVTQGSGVRLPVEFARADLWSALLLVVFAALLALIPAVLAYRQSPAAALRA
- the dppC gene encoding Dipeptide transport system permease protein DppC, which produces MAALDTSAPAARRSVSLGMSPVVIISAAFLVFMVFVAVFAEWLAPIHYTTQNLAARLRPPMTMQGDFTYYLGTDQLGRDILSRLIYAIRTSILIAVLGTLLGAVVGTLLGFVAARLRGLPDQAIMMLVDTQAAIPALLLALTMLAFFGNNVVLFIILVSLDGWEKYTRLARGLVVSEQTSDYINAVEALGARSGRVIFKHLLPNIVAALVVQATLNFPGTILLETSLSFLGLGVQPPGTSLGLMLGEGRRYLLNAWWIAVFPGCAIFLTTLAMSLFGDWLRDRLDPTVDRG
- the gsiC gene encoding Glutathione transport system permease protein GsiC; its protein translation is MLRFLAVRTARAVLTLFICVSAVFITLRLAGDPAEIMLSVDTPPEVRAYYSELWGLDQPVYDQYIRYFTSALRGDFGLSFADERPAFDAVIEALPNTALLGSASLLLALVVGLPLGILAALKHNSAIDRLAMASAVFGYAVPIFFLGILLILLFALKLRVLPSAGSDSLVHLILPVVTLGLPLAGRLARFARTSTLEVLGKPFIRAARGRGVMPVGVIVRHALPNASVPLLMFLGIEIGNILAGSAVVESIFAWPGIGRLLVDSVGTRDLPVVQAVIITITLIMVSANLLVDVVHILIDPRLGGFRNASGAQA